The Falsibacillus pallidus genome has a segment encoding these proteins:
- a CDS encoding proline--tRNA ligase gives MKQSMTLIPTMREIPADADVKSHQLLLRAGFIRQNASGIYSFLPLGKKVLQNIEQIVREEMMAAGAVEVLMPALQQAELWQESGRWYSYGPELMRLKDRHDREFALGATHEEVITSLIKDEVKSYKKLPLTLYQIQTKFRDEKRPRFGLLRGREFIMKDAYSFHSSQESLDDVYQKMYKAYSNIFERCGLNYRAVIADSGAMGGKDTHEFMVLSEIGEDTIAYSTESDFAANIEMAPVDVKYEKSSDAPDSLKKVDTPDQKSIDQVSGFLNKKPEECIKTMIFKVDNEYVAVLARGDHEINDIKVKNALGAVSVELAAPEETKEKMDCPVGSLGPIGIEDMKILADTAVEFIVNGVCGANEEGVHFINVNPGRDFNADYADLRFIQEGDPSPDGKGIIQFAKGIEVGHVFKLGTRYSEAMNAAYLDENGRSQPMIMGCYGIGVSRTLAAVAEQFNDEKGFVWPKNITPYDIHLIPVNVKDEAQTKLADELYASLLQHRYEVLHDDRQERPGVKFADSDLIGLPVRITVGKKAADGIVEVKLRETGEVFEYTKAELLEKLQSILA, from the coding sequence ATGAAACAAAGCATGACACTTATTCCAACAATGCGTGAAATTCCTGCAGATGCAGATGTAAAGAGCCATCAGCTGCTTTTGAGAGCGGGATTCATCAGGCAAAATGCAAGCGGGATCTACAGCTTTTTGCCTCTTGGAAAAAAAGTACTCCAAAATATTGAACAAATCGTAAGAGAAGAAATGATGGCTGCAGGGGCAGTAGAAGTATTGATGCCGGCACTGCAGCAGGCTGAACTTTGGCAGGAATCAGGCCGCTGGTACTCCTACGGTCCTGAACTCATGAGGCTCAAAGACCGCCATGATAGGGAATTTGCACTTGGGGCTACACATGAAGAAGTCATCACAAGTCTGATCAAAGATGAAGTTAAATCTTATAAGAAGCTTCCTTTGACGCTTTACCAGATCCAAACAAAATTCCGTGATGAAAAACGTCCACGCTTTGGTCTGCTTCGGGGAAGGGAATTCATCATGAAAGATGCATACTCATTCCATTCATCTCAGGAAAGCCTGGATGACGTTTATCAAAAAATGTACAAAGCTTACTCTAATATCTTTGAACGCTGCGGCTTGAACTATCGTGCTGTCATAGCAGATTCAGGTGCGATGGGCGGAAAAGATACACATGAATTCATGGTGCTTTCTGAAATCGGAGAAGATACGATTGCTTATTCAACTGAATCAGATTTCGCTGCAAATATCGAAATGGCTCCGGTAGACGTAAAATATGAAAAAAGCAGCGATGCGCCTGACAGCCTGAAAAAAGTCGATACTCCGGATCAAAAATCAATCGATCAAGTATCAGGATTTTTAAACAAGAAACCTGAAGAGTGCATCAAAACAATGATTTTTAAAGTAGATAATGAATATGTGGCTGTTCTCGCCAGAGGAGACCATGAAATAAATGACATCAAAGTAAAGAATGCGTTAGGGGCTGTTTCTGTCGAGCTGGCTGCACCGGAAGAAACAAAAGAGAAAATGGATTGTCCGGTTGGTTCTCTTGGTCCGATTGGCATTGAAGATATGAAAATCCTTGCTGATACTGCTGTAGAGTTCATTGTGAATGGTGTGTGCGGAGCAAATGAAGAAGGTGTACATTTTATCAATGTAAATCCAGGACGTGATTTCAACGCGGATTATGCAGATCTTCGCTTCATTCAGGAGGGTGACCCTTCACCGGATGGCAAGGGAATCATCCAGTTCGCTAAAGGAATTGAAGTGGGACATGTCTTTAAGCTAGGCACCCGCTACAGCGAAGCGATGAATGCTGCATATCTTGATGAAAACGGACGTTCACAGCCTATGATCATGGGCTGCTACGGAATTGGCGTATCAAGGACTTTAGCGGCCGTTGCCGAACAGTTTAATGATGAAAAAGGGTTTGTATGGCCGAAAAATATCACACCATATGATATCCACTTGATCCCTGTCAATGTAAAGGATGAAGCACAAACGAAACTGGCAGATGAACTTTATGCTTCATTGCTTCAACATCGATATGAAGTTCTTCACGATGACCGCCAGGAGCGCCCGGGCGTCAAATTCGCTGATTCTGACTTGATCGGTTTGCCTGTCCGCATCACTGTGGGCAAAAAAGCTGCAGATGGAATTGTCGAAGTGAAGCTAAGGGAAACCGGGGAAGTATTTGAGTACACTAAGGCTGAATTATTGGAAAAGCTCCAATCGATCCTTGCTTAA
- the rseP gene encoding RIP metalloprotease RseP, producing METVLAFIVIFGALVFFHELGHFVFAKRAGILCREFAIGFGPKVFSAKRGETIYTIRLLPIGGFVRMAGEDPEMVELKPGHRVGLIQNEEGLIEKIILNNRDKYADLLVVEVEYADLEKELIIRGFEDDDDEVLKTYKLSRKAVMVEDKVETQIAPWDRQFASKTLGQRAMAIFAGPMMNFILAFVVFVLIALMQGIPVNDPVLGEISPDGAAQKAGLKAGDEVLSIEGSEINSWSDVVDVVRKHPGTEVMFTVERNQKTLDIPVTPKATDAEGKKIGLIGVMSPIEKSPLKSITYGAKETYGWTVEIFHMLGKLVTGQFSINALSGPVGIYVSTETVAKSGIFYLMKWGAILSINLGIMNLLPIPALDGGRLMFFAAEALRGKPIDRHKEGIVHFIGFALLMVLMLIVTWNDIQRFFLQ from the coding sequence TTGGAAACAGTATTAGCCTTTATCGTCATTTTTGGTGCATTAGTCTTTTTCCATGAACTTGGACACTTTGTATTTGCGAAAAGGGCGGGGATTCTCTGCCGTGAATTTGCAATTGGATTTGGACCAAAAGTGTTTTCTGCAAAACGAGGCGAAACCATTTACACAATCCGCCTTTTGCCTATTGGAGGCTTTGTGAGGATGGCTGGTGAAGACCCTGAAATGGTTGAACTGAAGCCAGGACATCGTGTAGGTCTTATTCAAAATGAAGAGGGATTGATTGAAAAAATCATTTTGAATAACCGGGATAAATATGCAGACTTATTGGTCGTCGAAGTGGAATATGCCGACTTGGAAAAGGAATTAATCATTAGAGGATTCGAAGACGACGATGATGAAGTGTTAAAAACTTATAAATTGTCACGCAAGGCGGTAATGGTCGAGGACAAAGTGGAGACGCAGATTGCCCCCTGGGACCGCCAGTTTGCATCTAAAACGCTTGGTCAGAGGGCGATGGCTATTTTTGCAGGCCCTATGATGAACTTCATCCTTGCATTTGTCGTTTTTGTTTTAATCGCACTTATGCAGGGGATTCCGGTGAATGACCCTGTATTAGGTGAAATTTCTCCTGATGGTGCAGCTCAAAAAGCTGGCCTGAAAGCAGGAGATGAAGTACTTAGTATTGAAGGGTCTGAGATTAACAGCTGGTCTGATGTTGTTGATGTGGTCAGGAAACATCCGGGGACTGAAGTAATGTTCACTGTTGAACGCAATCAGAAAACCTTGGATATTCCCGTAACACCGAAGGCGACAGACGCAGAAGGTAAAAAAATTGGTTTGATCGGCGTCATGAGTCCGATTGAGAAATCCCCATTGAAATCCATAACATACGGCGCGAAAGAAACATATGGATGGACGGTTGAGATTTTCCACATGCTTGGAAAACTGGTCACTGGCCAATTTTCGATTAATGCATTATCTGGCCCTGTAGGCATCTATGTTTCAACGGAAACAGTAGCTAAATCAGGAATTTTCTATTTAATGAAATGGGGAGCCATCTTAAGCATAAACCTTGGAATTATGAATCTCCTTCCAATTCCTGCACTGGATGGGGGAAGACTTATGTTCTTTGCTGCTGAAGCTCTTCGCGGTAAACCAATTGACCGCCACAAGGAAGGGATTGTCCATTTCATTGGCTTTGCCTTACTGATGGTATTGATGCTGATTGTCACATGGAATGACATCCAACGATTCTTTTTGCAATAA
- a CDS encoding 1-deoxy-D-xylulose-5-phosphate reductoisomerase, with protein MKYISLLGATGSIGTQTLDVIRRNPEEYRLAAFSAGKNMELTRKIIDEFKPELVSVSDKDDCFALKSEFSSSTSFYHGEEGLVETAVYHKSDILVNAVLGSVGLFPTLQAIKEKKIIAIANKETLVTAGHLVMEAAKENGVLLLPVDSEHSAIFQALQGEKEKNIEKLILTASGGSFRDRTRDELQGVTVKDALNHPNWSMGAKITIDSATMMNKGLEVIEAHWLFQMPYDRIDVLLHRESIIHSMVEFHDSSIIAQLGTPDMRVPIQYALTYPDRLPFPGASRLNLAEIGKLHFEKMDMDRFYCLKLAYQAGIVGGTTPTVLNAANEEAVEAFLKGKISFLEIEEYIERALNRHQKIDQPDLETIREVDKETRSYIHELLS; from the coding sequence TGCCGGCAAAAATATGGAATTAACCAGAAAAATCATTGATGAGTTCAAACCCGAGCTGGTCTCTGTAAGTGATAAAGATGATTGTTTCGCACTAAAGAGCGAATTCAGTTCTTCCACTTCTTTTTACCACGGTGAAGAAGGATTGGTAGAAACAGCGGTTTATCACAAATCCGATATATTAGTTAATGCAGTATTGGGAAGTGTAGGGTTATTCCCAACATTGCAGGCCATCAAAGAAAAGAAAATCATTGCTATCGCTAATAAAGAAACATTGGTCACTGCGGGACACCTGGTTATGGAAGCAGCGAAAGAAAATGGAGTGCTGCTCCTGCCGGTTGACAGTGAACATTCAGCAATATTCCAAGCTCTTCAAGGCGAAAAGGAAAAGAATATCGAAAAATTGATTCTGACTGCTTCAGGCGGGAGTTTCCGTGACCGTACCAGGGATGAATTACAAGGCGTTACAGTCAAAGATGCGCTCAATCATCCTAATTGGTCAATGGGAGCAAAGATCACGATTGATTCAGCTACCATGATGAATAAAGGCCTTGAAGTGATTGAAGCCCACTGGCTTTTCCAAATGCCGTATGATCGTATAGATGTCCTTCTGCATCGCGAGAGCATCATACATTCTATGGTAGAATTTCATGACAGCAGCATCATTGCTCAACTGGGGACACCAGATATGCGTGTACCGATCCAATATGCTCTGACCTATCCGGATCGATTGCCGTTTCCGGGTGCCAGCAGATTGAATCTTGCTGAAATTGGAAAGCTGCACTTTGAAAAAATGGACATGGATCGATTCTATTGCTTGAAACTCGCCTACCAGGCTGGAATTGTTGGCGGTACCACTCCAACTGTTTTAAATGCTGCAAATGAAGAGGCTGTAGAAGCTTTTCTAAAAGGAAAGATCAGCTTCTTAGAAATAGAAGAGTACATTGAGAGAGCTCTAAACAGGCATCAAAAAATCGATCAGCCTGATTTAGAGACAATCCGTGAAGTTGACAAAGAGACTAGAAGTTATATTCATGAACTTCTATCTTAA